From Dechloromonas sp. A34:
GAAGCGTGGTGCTGTAGTTTGCTGCCCGTTTCGCCTCATCGGCGGACAACCAGGCTTGATTCAGAAGCTTTTCCGCAAGCACTTCTCGACCCGCCTTAAATCGTTTGATTGACGACTCAGCGGCTGCGCCAATACCCACATAGGCCCCTGCCGTCGGGTGTTTCTTCAAGAAATTGACGAAAGCACGGACACGTAGAGCCCGACACTGGTCAAGCGCAATGTCAGCAATACGCTTAAATCGCCATGGATTTAACGGGTGTGGCATGCACTCACGAACAAGTGGTGCGCCACCGTCAGATACCAATATGTACGTCATGCCAGACGGCAGCGATTCATCTTCCTTTAGCGACTGCTGCCCTACATCGAATAAAGGCTCAATGCCCAGATTGTCGTAGAGGCCGCCATCGTAAAGATGCAAGCGGCTGAACGGGGGGGGATACGCCTCAGGCTTGGGGGCATTCCATTGCTTACGTTTCGTCCAATGAAATTTCTTTGTAGCGAGAGTCAGAGGACCAACGCCCCCCGGAAACGCAGCTGAGATAGCCATGGCGCTGGCAAGACCAAAATCGTCGACAGCGGCATAACCGAGTTCATAGTCCCCCATAGTCCCCTTCTTGAACCGGTAGCGACGCCCCGTCTCCCCAGTTGTGCAATTGATAGACCAAGCCGGAGTATCGCTAAGCCTGCTCAGTGAAGCGGTGAATCGCCCCGGTTTCCGTGGAGGCCGGTTGGTTTAAGTCAGGCCACGATGGCGGCCTGATCGGCGAGTTGCCTGTAGTAGTTTGCCTCAGCTTCTGCGGGGGGGATATAGCCAATCGGTTCAAGCAGCCTGTGGTGGTTAAACCAAGACACCCATTCCAGAGTTGCCAGCTCCACGGATTCCCTGGTTTTCCAAGGGGCGCGCCGGTGGATCATCTCCGCCTTGTACAAGCCATTAATCGTCTCGGCTAGCGCGTTGTCGTAGCTGTCGCCCTTGCTGCCGACTGATGGCTCAATCCCGGCTTCGGCCAGTCGCTCGCTGTAGCGGATCGAGACGTACTGCGAGCCCCTGTCCGAGTGGTGGATCAAGGCCTCGTCGGGACTCGGCTGACGGGCGTACAGCGCCTGTTCCAGCGCATCGAGCACGAAGTCCGTATGCATGGAACTGCTCACTCGCCAACCCACGATACGGCGGGCAAAAACGTCGATGACAAAAGCCACATATAACCAGCCTTGCCAGGTCGAGACATAGGTGAAGTCCGAGACCCACAACTGATTGGGACGGTCGGCCTTGAACTGTCGATTGACCCGATCCAGCGGGCAAGCCGCTTTGCTGTCGCTGATCGTGGTGCGCACCACCTTGCCGCGCATGACTCCGCGCAAACCTTGACGCCGCATGAGTCGCTCGACCGTACAACGGGCCACCGCGATGCCTTCGCGGTTCAGTTGCCGCCAGACCTTGTCGGCACCATAGACCTGCAGGTTGGCCTGCCAGACGCGCTTGATCTCGGGCA
This genomic window contains:
- a CDS encoding IS3 family transposase (programmed frameshift), which codes for MKKSVKFSPEFRERAVRMVAESRADHPSLWSAVESIAVKIGCTPQTLLTWVRQHERDAGQREGPTTADQKRVKELEREVKELRKANEILKLASAFFGPGGARPPIQVLRSFVDEHRAAFGVEPICRQLQIAPSGYRRHVARRRNPEQRSQRVRRDEVLVPEIKRVWQANLQVYGADKVWRQLNREGIAVARCTVERLMRRQGLRGVMRGKVVRTTISDSKAACPLDRVNRQFKADRPNQLWVSDFTYVSTWQGWLYVAFVIDVFARRIVGWRVSSSMHTDFVLDALEQALYARQPSPDEALIHHSDRGSQYVSIRYSERLAEAGIEPSVGSKGDSYDNALAETINGLYKAEMIHRRAPWKTRESVELATLEWVSWFNHHRLLEPIGYIPPAEAEANYYRQLADQAAIVA